In Alteromonas macleodii, the sequence TCGACATAACCCACTTGCCTTCGCCGGCGCTGTTATCTCCCGCCATGAATACGTCCTCACGGCGCTTCATACGCGTAAAACTCTGTTTTAACGGCTCCCACAACTCTTTCACTAATTCTGCTGGAGTCGAACATTTATCAAACGGATAGCAGGCATAAATCTTTGCATTTTCATCAACATACGATTTCACTACGCCTTTAACATCACTTGCCTCACCTTTGTCAAAAGCGGCTTGATAGGATCTGACAACGGCTTTTTCGCTATTAAAACTCATGACTTACGCCTCTTTGTTTAAAAAATTGTTAATACTGGCCTGAAATAATTAATGACTTCGAAGTCATTATGTATTAGGTTGAATATTATTGTAAATAGAAAGCGCGCTTATTAAGCAGGCAGAGTAAAGAATATGACTGAAAATTTTGGCGTTTTAAACTGGTCTATCTTAGGCGGGTACATCATTGCCAACCTGTTGCTAGGTTTGGTGATTGGTAAAAATATAAAAAATTCCGACGATTTTTATCTCGGTCAAAAACAAACTCCGTGGTGGGCAATAGGTATTTCGGTTATTGCCACTTACGTTAGCGCCATGACGTTTCTTGGGGCACCAGCCTGGGCTTATTCAGAGGGGCTATCCGTTATAGCACTTCATTTGAACTACCCTCTCGTCATCATGGCTGTAATCATATTCTTTTTCCCATTCTTCTATAACGCGGGTGTCGCGTCCATTTACGATTACCAAGAACGGCGTTTCGGCAAGCGTGCCCGCGCCATGGTATCCAGCATTTTTATGCTAAGCCAAATCATGAGCTCAGCAGCTATTCTTTATGCTACCTCTCTTGTGTTGTCGTTCATTACTGGCGTACCTGTAGTGTGGTCTATCGTTATAGTTACTGCCATAGCGCTTATCTACACCATGATGGGCGGCATTACTGCCGTAATTTGGACTGACGTTATTCAGTCAGTGATCTTATTTGTGGGCGCGGGCATCATTATGTACGCCCTGCTTGAAAGCGGCGACACTACGCTATCTTCATCAATGAGCGAGCTTAAAGCTCAGGGTAAATTAAACCCACTTAATTGGGACTTCGACTTTACTGAAGAAACTACAGTGTGGAGCGGCATTATTGCTATGACGCTGTACCACATCACCGTATACGGCACCAACCAAATGATGGTGCAGCGAACGCTGGCTGCCAAGAATATTGGTGACGCCAAAAAATCTTATTTATTAATGGGTTTCTGCGCGTTCTTCATCTACTTCTTCTTCATTGTACTTGGCG encodes:
- a CDS encoding sodium:solute symporter translates to MTENFGVLNWSILGGYIIANLLLGLVIGKNIKNSDDFYLGQKQTPWWAIGISVIATYVSAMTFLGAPAWAYSEGLSVIALHLNYPLVIMAVIIFFFPFFYNAGVASIYDYQERRFGKRARAMVSSIFMLSQIMSSAAILYATSLVLSFITGVPVVWSIVIVTAIALIYTMMGGITAVIWTDVIQSVILFVGAGIIMYALLESGDTTLSSSMSELKAQGKLNPLNWDFDFTEETTVWSGIIAMTLYHITVYGTNQMMVQRTLAAKNIGDAKKSYLLMGFCAFFIYFFFIVLGVLFYDFYQGKTFENSNTIILQFATDYGLPGLMGIIAAAVMAASMSSLDSSFNSLSTVATIDFYIKYFKKDASDAHYLKASRIFTLFFAVLIIFPAIGYHLFSEGSILEILSKVGSYFVGAQMGMFFLGFFSKQTTENGLIIGTLSGFIVVTLVALNTDIAWPWYCIIGASANIVVSMIASRLIDGVQTEYNAYTIKGQQQHFAREGLDEKEQGWYRVPGRVDPINYILFGFFLLTLVFLFSIQFMF